Proteins encoded together in one Chelonoidis abingdonii isolate Lonesome George chromosome 1, CheloAbing_2.0, whole genome shotgun sequence window:
- the MRPS33 gene encoding small ribosomal subunit protein mS33 yields MSALSNYALRMARLSARIFGEVVRPTDNKSMKVVKLFSEQPLAKRKEVYDWYPPHNTYFALMRKLRFFGLYRDEHQDFKEEMRRLKKLRGKGKPKKGEGKRATKKK; encoded by the exons ATGTCTGCTCTTTCCAATTATGCCTTGCGGATGGCCCGCCTGAGTGCCCGGATATTTGGAGAAGTTGTCAGGCCAACAGACAATAAGTCCATGAAAGTAGTGAAGCTGTTCAGCGAGCAGCCTCTTGCCAAACGGAAGGAGGTCTACGATTGGTATCCCCCTCACAACACCTACTTCGCCCTCATGAGGAAACTCCGCTTCTTTGGCCTCTACAG AGATGAACATCAAGATTTTAAGGAAGAGATGAGGCGGCTGAAGAAGCTCCGTGGTAAAGGAAAACCcaagaaaggagaaggaaaaagagctACCAAGAAGAAATAG